Part of the Thermodesulfobacteriota bacterium genome, ACCTGCTAAGAAGGAGCTTCCAACGCTCATTAGACGAACCTCTGAAAGTTTGTAACCCAAAGCAAAGATCATAGTAGGAATACTTGCCTCGCCTAAAAGATCTACTGCTCTAAATAATGATGTCGGAACATGAACTTGTGATACTCCAAGCAAGACTCCTGCAATCGCGGAGTAAACAAGAGGTAGTTTAAATATTTCAAAAGGACTGGTGTCATAGTTTAGAATCAAAATTCCGTAAGTGTAGTGAATTACTGTTGTAGAAACCATGTAGAGAATTCCTATATAGAAGCCGGTTTCTCCAAATGCAAAAAGTATAAGCGGGAGCCCCATATTGCCCGTATTAGCAAAAAGAACAGGAGGCAGATATACCTTTATAGGCAGTTTCAAACCTCTTAGTGAGAAATAGCCTATTATGGATAACACCCCTATAATTATGAGTGTTGAAACAAAAACTATTCCTGCGATATTTATATCTATTTTTTCTTCATAAAGTGAGGATAGGATAAGAGCAGGAGTTGCCAGATAGATAACAAAGTCATTTAAAGCCGAAAGGTCTATTTTTTTCCATTTGCCAAAAAGGTAACCCAGAAAGGCGATTAGAAATACCGGCAGTACAACATTTATTATTTCAATTATTTCAGCAGAAATAGGCTTGTCTCCCCTAGATTTTTATAACTATCTTTTGAGTAGATCAATGATTGTATCTGATAAATGATATTAGTTGAAAAATTGAAAGGTTATTACCATCTTACAACTGATGCGCCCCAGGTAAATCCGGCCCCAAATGCTGAGAAAACTACAATATCACCTTTTTTAAGTCGGCCGCTTTTAACGGCTTCATCAAGTGCTAGCGGCACAGAGGCTGATGATGTGTTCCCATATTTGTCCAAATTACTAAACACTTTTTCCTCTGGTAGCTCTAAGCGCCTTCTCACAGCATCGATAATTCTATAATTTGCTTGGTGTGGGATTAATAGATCGATATCTTCGGGCATTATGTCGGCTTGTCTTATTGCTTCTAGAGAAGATGATTCAAGAGCCTTTACAGCTTCTTTAAATACTTCTCTTCCTTCCATTTGCAAAAAGTGACTGCCGTTTTTAACCGTTTCTTCTGAAGGCGGCATTCTAGATCCCCCGGCAGGCATCCATAAAAGCTCCCAGTGATCACCGTTTGCTCCGAGGCACGAGGACATTATGCCAGGAGTGTCTGATGTAGTTAAAACTGCAGCTCCCGCGCCGTCCCCGAAAAGTATACAAGTGGTCCTGTCATCATAGTTCATGATTTTGGACAAAGTCTCTGAACCAACTACTAGGAGGTTTTTATTACTACCTCCCTGGATCATGCCTTTTGCCACGTGAAGGGAATATAGAAATCCCGAGCAACCTGCTGAAACATCGAAAGCATAAGCGTTTTTAGCGCCCAAACGACTTTGTAGTACACACGCTGTGGATGGGAAAATATGGTCAGGAGTAATTGTTCCGACAATGATGCCGTCAATGTCATCAATATCCATCGACGCATCTTCTAACGCTTTTAGACAGGCCTCATAGGCAAGATCAGATGAAGCATGCTCTTCTTTGGCAATTCTCCGTTCGGAAATACCTGTGCGGGTTCTTATCCACTCATCAGAGGTGTCCATCATCTCTTCAAAATCAGCGTTGGATAACACTTTGTCAGGTATTGCGGAACCAATTCCTAGAAACTTTACAAAACTCAAGTTAGTTAGTACTCCCTAGCCAATCAAAAAGCTATTAGAATGATTGCATATTATCAGTCAACAAGGGTCTTTTGTCAAACTAAGAAATCACTTTATCAATAAGTGCGGCAAATTCAATTTTATCTTTATCTGAAAACTCAATTTTTTTTGAATGTACTATTTCTTCTGAGTAGAAATGGATATCAAAATAGTTTTGTTTTTTTAATTTCTCCAGCAATCCGATAGATGTGGGTGATTCAGTATTGAAAAAATAATCGAATTTGTATGCAACATTGGCTGCAGTGTTTAATTCCATTTTCATGGCAAGCGATGGAAATTCAGGTCTTTCAATTAATTCAAAATCAAAACTAGCTCGATTAATATTTCTAAGTGTGTCTATGTCACTATCAGGCGCAACTATGATAAGTGCTGCTTTATCATCAAATGTATCAAACATGCAACCGGATTCAATCATAGAAAGGGATATTTCCGCATCGGAGGATAGTTCAATTTTATCTGCATTCTCGTTTAAAAAAGGCTTTAGTAATAGTGATAGCAAAATATTTTCTCCACAGTGGTTAGATTTGCGACTATCTAGTATTTTATCGTAAAATCAAAGACTTATCCTTATATTAGTCTCAAAATATACAAGAAATAAGCTATTTTTTGTATCAAAATACAAATTTTCGCTTGACATTTACCTATAAAATTTATTAGTATCAAGGTATTGGCAATCTTAACAGAGGCCGATTATTGAGTAGTATCAGTAAATAATTGGGATTGGGAAAATTAAAACTCAAAACAAATATCAATGGTTTTAATTCGCTTTTTGAGATCTAATATTATAGAATTATGTTTGATTCAATAAGGAGGAGATAATGATGTGGACTCTAATTATACTGGGCATTGTGTTTTTAGGATGGTATATGATGTCACCACAAGGAGAAGCAGGAGCTGCTGCAGCACCTGAGGCTCCAGCCCCGCCAGAAGCCCCAGCAGCAGATGCGCCCGCAGCGGATAATGCTGTGACAGATGGAAGTGAATTTTCATCTGCTCAAGCTGATGACTCTGCACCAGCTGCAGAAGCTGCACCTGCAGAAGCACCATCAGGCGGCGGTGGAGATGACGATCCATTTAAAGCCCCTTAATAGTAAAGAGCTTTAATTTACATTTCCATTAAACTGAAATAGGATTGTAATCTCTTATCAACTTTGATATGGGTTAAACAATTATTTCTTTTTTGGTTCTTATCAATAGCCAAAGAAAGAATACTCCGCCTATTGCTGCCGTTATTATGCCCACGGGTATCTCAACAGGCGCAATGACAGTTCTAGAAACTGTATCGGCAAGAGTTAAGAAAGAAGCTCCCAACAAAAATGAGCACGGAAGTATTATTCTATTATCAACTCCTAATATCATTCTGAGAATATGTGGGATGATAAGCCCCACAAATCCGATTGGACCTGTAACAGCAATTACCGCACCTGCAGATAGAGATGTGGCAAAATAGATTTTCTTCTCCATTCGCCTAATATTAACACCTAGCGATGATGCAACATCGTCGCCAAGACCAAATAAATTCATATCTTTAGTTGCAGACAGAAGTATGATGCATCCGGGTACAACAAATATCAGAGTTTTCCATACAGTATCAAACCCCACTACATCTAAGCTTCCCATAATCCATCTAAGGGAATGCAGTGACTCCGTAAAATTTGAGAAGAACTGAATAAACATGACTACTGCAGAGTAAAGGAAATTAGCCACAACTCCTGCAAGAAGAAGACGCCCCGTTGCAACAACTCCGCCAACTTTTGAAACGGAGTACACAAAAAGCATTGTCAGAATTGAGAATATAAAAGCCGAAATCGAAACCAATGAAAATCCGAGAACGCCGATCGCAAGCCCTGATCGAATTGCTAAAAGCGCCCCAAGAGATGCGCCTCCAGATATACCAAGTGTGAAAGGTGAGGCAAGAGGGTTTCTAAAAAGAGCCTGAAGCGCCGCTCCTGCAATGGCAAGTGTGCCGCCAGCGATTGTTGCCATAAGCACCCTAGGCGCTCTTATTTTAAAGAAAATTGTGTTAGCTAAATCATCAGTGCTTGTCAGTGCTTCCAGTATCCCAATACTGTATGTACCAGAAAATAGCGATATGCACGCAATTATCACCCAAAGTAGAAAAAGTAAAACTATAGAGACTATGAATTTTCTGCTTGTGCTCATAATTGATTGACCGCTAAATTAATTAGGGAATACATATACTTTCCCGCCTTCTTTTTTCACAGTAACCTGGGTTTCATATGCAGAGCTTAAAAGCTCACTACTAATAATTGAATCTGTAGGACCTTTTGATAAAATGTTGCCTTTTTTTAATACAAGAATCTCATCGAAGAAATATAGAGAGGAGAAAATATCATGCGTTGCCGCAACAATAGAGATGCCCTTGTCTATTTGGAGCGATTTTAATATGGTCATAATTTCGTTTCTATGTTTAACATCTAGATAGGTAGCCGGCTCATCAAGGATCATAATATCTGGCTGCTGCACAAGTCCCCTTGCTATTGATGCTAGCTGCCGCTCCCCTGAGGAGATTTCATTAATAAGCCGATCCTTTAGATGAGATATCCCAATAGTTTCCAATGCTGCCTGTGCAATTTCTAAATCCTCTTCGCGTTCAAATTCAAATCTGCCCGTATAGGGCGCTCTACCCATCAGTACAACTTCAAGTACAGTAAACGGGAAAGCAAACATTGGGTCTTGAGGTATGTATGCAATAGCTCTTGCTATCTCACGCCTATCCATTGCCGAGATGTTTTGATCTTTAAAACTTGCAGTTCCGTTTTTTGGTTTAAGCACTCCGCATAGGATTTTAATTAGCGTAGATTTTCCTGCGCCATTGGCTCCTAAAATTCCAAGCATCGAGCCTTGATTTATAGATAGACTGATATTATCTAATATCTGCTCTTCGTTATATGAAAAGCCAAGATCAGTGCAGTTAATTATTGTTGCCATATTTTTTTGTTAGTTCAGGGTGGATTACTTCTGTAAGCACCTTTGCTCCTTCTACTATTCTTTGGCTAGGGTGAAGTAGCACTTTACTGGAAAGGACATAGACCTGATTATTTTTGACAGCATCCACTTGAGTAATATCGCTCCAGATCTCAAGTATTTCTTCCTCTCTGTCTACCTTCTCATGGTTTATTTCCACTATGACTTCAGGATTATAATTTAGTACTGATTCTTTACTTATCTTCAGTGCATTGCGTTCGTGTTCAACCACATTACTACCCCCTGAAAGTGTTACGAGTTCATCTATATAATTATTTGTGCCAATAACATATATATCTTCAAGGGTTCCCGGGTTTCTTCCTACAACAATTAAAACTCTTTTCTTATCAACATTTTTGGTTTTTTCTCTTATCTCTTCGAGGTTTGATTCTACATAAAGGCTTAAGGATTTTGCCTCTTTTGTCTTATCTAAAATTCTGCCCATATCAGATATTGTTTCTAAAATGTCTTGAATTGAATCATTGCTATTTGCTGTAAATGTATTAAGACCAAGGTCTCTTAGCTTTTGGCCAAATATATTGTCCTGATCCTTCATAAGTACTACGAGATCGGGTTTAAGCGCTAGTACAGCCTCATAGTTTGGGTTTACCCAGCCGCCGATTTTAGGAAGATCTACTACCTCTTTAGGAT contains:
- a CDS encoding helical backbone metal receptor; this translates as MHRRLLIIIFVFFIIAANSYSKEVPQRIVSISPNLTQVIFGLGAGENIVGVTIYDEYPKEVVDLPKIGGWVNPNYEAVLALKPDLVVLMKDQDNIFGQKLRDLGLNTFTANSNDSIQDILETISDMGRILDKTKEAKSLSLYVESNLEEIREKTKNVDKKRVLIVVGRNPGTLEDIYVIGTNNYIDELVTLSGGSNVVEHERNALKISKESVLNYNPEVIVEINHEKVDREEEILEIWSDITQVDAVKNNQVYVLSSKVLLHPSQRIVEGAKVLTEVIHPELTKKYGNNN
- a CDS encoding iron ABC transporter permease — encoded protein: MSTSRKFIVSIVLLFLLWVIIACISLFSGTYSIGILEALTSTDDLANTIFFKIRAPRVLMATIAGGTLAIAGAALQALFRNPLASPFTLGISGGASLGALLAIRSGLAIGVLGFSLVSISAFIFSILTMLFVYSVSKVGGVVATGRLLLAGVVANFLYSAVVMFIQFFSNFTESLHSLRWIMGSLDVVGFDTVWKTLIFVVPGCIILLSATKDMNLFGLGDDVASSLGVNIRRMEKKIYFATSLSAGAVIAVTGPIGFVGLIIPHILRMILGVDNRIILPCSFLLGASFLTLADTVSRTVIAPVEIPVGIITAAIGGVFFLWLLIRTKKEIIV
- a CDS encoding beta-ketoacyl-ACP synthase III; this encodes MSFVKFLGIGSAIPDKVLSNADFEEMMDTSDEWIRTRTGISERRIAKEEHASSDLAYEACLKALEDASMDIDDIDGIIVGTITPDHIFPSTACVLQSRLGAKNAYAFDVSAGCSGFLYSLHVAKGMIQGGSNKNLLVVGSETLSKIMNYDDRTTCILFGDGAGAAVLTTSDTPGIMSSCLGANGDHWELLWMPAGGSRMPPSEETVKNGSHFLQMEGREVFKEAVKALESSSLEAIRQADIMPEDIDLLIPHQANYRIIDAVRRRLELPEEKVFSNLDKYGNTSSASVPLALDEAVKSGRLKKGDIVVFSAFGAGFTWGASVVRW
- a CDS encoding AEC family transporter, encoding MSAEIIEIINVVLPVFLIAFLGYLFGKWKKIDLSALNDFVIYLATPALILSSLYEEKIDINIAGIVFVSTLIIIGVLSIIGYFSLRGLKLPIKVYLPPVLFANTGNMGLPLILFAFGETGFYIGILYMVSTTVIHYTYGILILNYDTSPFEIFKLPLVYSAIAGVLLGVSQVHVPTSLFRAVDLLGEASIPTMIFALGYKLSEVRLMSVGSSFLAGGMRVLIGFALGLFVVWLFKLEGLVAKVIILQASMPPAIFNFVLAEKYNQDSKTVASIILAGTIISIITTPIILSFLID
- a CDS encoding ABC transporter ATP-binding protein; translation: MATIINCTDLGFSYNEEQILDNISLSINQGSMLGILGANGAGKSTLIKILCGVLKPKNGTASFKDQNISAMDRREIARAIAYIPQDPMFAFPFTVLEVVLMGRAPYTGRFEFEREEDLEIAQAALETIGISHLKDRLINEISSGERQLASIARGLVQQPDIMILDEPATYLDVKHRNEIMTILKSLQIDKGISIVAATHDIFSSLYFFDEILVLKKGNILSKGPTDSIISSELLSSAYETQVTVKKEGGKVYVFPN